The following are encoded in a window of Balaenoptera ricei isolate mBalRic1 chromosome 1, mBalRic1.hap2, whole genome shotgun sequence genomic DNA:
- the MEX3A gene encoding RNA-binding protein MEX3A, with amino-acid sequence MPSLVVSGIMERNGGFGELGCFGGSAKDRGLLEDERALQLALDQLCLLGLGEPPAPTTGEDGGGGGGGAPAQPAAPPQPAPPPPPAAPPAAPTAAPAAQTPQPPTAPKGASDAKLCALYKEAELRLKGSSNTTECVPVPTSEHVAEIVGRQGCKIKALRAKTNTYIKTPVRGEEPVFMVTGRREDVATARREIISAAEHFSMIRASRNKSGAAFGVAPALPGQVTIRVRVPYRVVGLVVGPKGATIKRIQQQTNTYIITPSRDRDPVFEITGAPGNVERAREEIETHIAVRTGKILEYNNENDFLAGSPDAALDSRYSEAWRVHPPGCKPLSTFRQNSLGCIGECGVDSGFEAPRLGEQGGDFGYGGYLFPGYGVGKQDVYYGVAETSPPLWAGQENATPTSVLFSSASSSSSSSAKARAGPPGAHRSPAASAGPELAGLPRRPPGEPLQGFSKLGGGGLRSPGGGRDCMVCFESEVTAALVPCGHNLFCMECAVRICERTDPECPVCHITATQAIRIFS; translated from the exons ATGCCTAGTCTAGTGGTATCTGGAATAATGGAAAGAAATGGGGGCTTTGGAGAACTAGGATGTTTCGGGGGAAGCGCTAAGGACCGAGGGTTGCTGGAAGACGAGCGCGCCCTTCAGCTGGCTCTCGATCAACTCTGCCTCCTGGGTTTGGGGGAGCCCCCCGCCCCCACGACGGGCGAGgacgggggaggtggggggggcggCGCCCCCGCGCAGCCGGCCGCCCCCCCGCAgccggccccgccgccgccgcccgcggcGCCCCCGGCAGCCCCGACGGCGGCCCCCGCGGCGCAGACGCCCCAACCCCCCACCGCCCCCAAAGGGGCCAGCGACGCCAAGCTCTGCGCTCTCTACAAAGAGGCCGAGCTGCGCCTGAAGGGCAGCAGCAACACCACCGAGTGTGTACCCGTGCCCACCTCCGAGCACGTGGCCGAGATCGTGGGCAGGCAAG GCTGCAAGATTAAGGCTCTGAGGGCCAAGACCAACACCTACATCAAGACGCCGGTGCGAGGCGAGGAGCCAGTGTTCATGGTGACCGGGCGGCGGGAGGACGTGGCCACAGCCCGACGCGAAATCATCTCAGCAGCTGAGCACTTCTCCATGATCCGGGCCTCCCGCAACAAGTCGGGCGCCGCCTTTGGCGTGGCGCCTGCTCTGCCCGGCCAAGTGACTATTCGTGTGCGGGTGCCCTACCGCGtggtggggctggtggtgggCCCCAAGGGGGCAACCATCAAACGCATCCAGCAGCAGACCAACACGTACATTATCACGCCAAGCCGGGACCGCGACCCGGTGTTCGAGATCACTGGTGCCCCGGGCAACGTGGAGCGTGCGCGCGAGGAGATCGAGACGCACATTGCGGTCCGCACAGGCAAAATCCTCGAGTACAACAATGAAAACGACTTCCTGGCCGGGAGCCCCGACGCCGCGCTTGATAGCCGCTACTCCGAGGCCTGGCGGGTGCACCCGCCTGGCTGCAAGCCCCTCTCCACCTTCAGGCAGAACAGTCTGGGCTGCATCGGCGAGTGTGGAGTGGACTCTGGTTTTGAGGCCCCGCGCCTGGGCGAGCAGGGAGGGGACTTTGGCTACGGAGGGTACCTGTTTCCTGGCTATGGCGTGGGCAAGCAGGACGTGTACTACGGGGTGGCAGAGACTAGCCCCCCTCTCTGGGCGGGCCAGGAGAACGCCACGCCCACCTCGGTGCTCTTCTCTTccgcctcttcctcctcctcctcttccgcCAAGGCCCGCGCTGGGCCCCCGGGCGCGCACCGCTCTCCTGCCGCCTCTGCGGGGCCTGAGCTGGCAGGACTCCCGAGACGCCCGCCGGGAGAGCCGCTCCAGGGCTTCTCTAAACTTGGGGGGGGCGGCCTGCGGAGCCCCGGCGGCGGGCGGGATTGCATGGTGTGCTTCGAGAGTGAGGTGACTGCCGCACTCGTGCCCTGCGGACACAACCTGTTCTGCATGGAGTGTGCAGTACGCATCTGCGAGAGGACGGACCCGGAGTGTCCCGTCTGCCACATCACAGCCACGCAAGCCATCCGAATATTTTCCTAA